One region of Coraliomargarita parva genomic DNA includes:
- a CDS encoding beta-galactosidase, translating into MKIKQFILLSLIASFSLTSSLLGRYESRSLNGLTAKDWKIEAREGDAVNLQSSDSKLLAVDFDVVVDRSLMVGHVRRIEGDFKLLLKEPITLKAEDRRVVFEARMKGAKDKTYQIRPLIEDANGELISYMSVPVRNFQESKDGWAFMKTHVFDMSEAGGATDNIFRVEGGDLNAWPDGELTFRGFQVVVFADRTKRVEGENAGTLLIGDIAFGGNRAPDEPFAFADSILEDAGSYEIGFEIRAAYQGAPVKELVKTIAYDPEDEQSRLQRILLPIGDLHNSWVRYQVRDEAGLPVASEDIRWEQDIAPEVSDGVESVDLNQAPLLGLVRINPDRLKDPKQTGGVYDAGEPMKVQFRVFEPKHVEGPYELKWVFKPYLSDVVLGEGTVPLEFGRADFVDASVEMPVVDQRAAYRVFYSIENADQKIVDDGEYVLGVVAEGIAPYLSRSGNLRDRDEIKRHPYFRTTYYYKRKRGEVPDENAIIKHFKEMVDESKQMAPHITYMVDLAEFEILPGVFDFALLDQVMDAAADSGLGITVRFAHAEQERPYRWLPYTLPRSFDGTPLEGHGFYGSYAVADANYRESWHRAFKALYDRYQQHPGFEGYFATQAGGEWAIPDEPWNGYISDYSVAGQRGFRDYLKQTLGLDLEALNKRWSTDYETWEQVHAPQPNFAIGKAPDLRPQWIDFQNCKDSWRSSWYDRLSKRIRSYDEHRVIIIYAGYKSATNSGLLERVDYFHNGGNHYLEGEGTMVKMWEQDQVGWINEPHHPHRWAAYGDPADRGWVLDWQMFVSTAQSGAGGANLHVYYYPNPGLDLAAHYGGTYAYDRYERYKPILREIHDMKLVQEPKQVAVIQDSATLLTKHRTTFSARSLDLQRWFELMKADVVDFEPYRADQEASYKMLVLNPIDEVLSEETIETANRMARNGALVVMSARTGRYTTGDRNAEYPLLQRLGINRPTGEWAMNDADVAAKIQSPNWLGDNQAGLPFFSQKDLRSALKREDLHEFYWSWPYRFIPETDYFGYYKGNKDVGGLTLATFPDGGVAASLHTVGKGQVLVFWGTPEMEPELQKGLMASIAKKAGVTNPKMDNPIPYMLEGIDASKDRFYTFIYEEQAGSYKQKIPNVPDGEWFVDDMVADARLGSYDGQSIRESGMNLEFRSESSPLKILRFIRPKQMGNAKWIEKYPDFTEN; encoded by the coding sequence ATGAAGATAAAACAATTTATTCTGCTGAGTCTCATTGCGAGTTTTAGTCTGACTTCTTCCCTTTTGGGGCGGTATGAGTCGAGATCTCTCAATGGATTGACTGCCAAGGATTGGAAAATTGAAGCTCGTGAAGGTGATGCCGTTAATTTGCAATCCAGTGATAGCAAACTGCTGGCCGTTGATTTTGACGTAGTCGTTGACCGTTCTCTAATGGTAGGCCACGTGCGTCGTATTGAAGGTGACTTTAAACTGCTTCTGAAAGAGCCGATCACATTGAAAGCCGAGGATCGTCGCGTTGTCTTTGAGGCTCGCATGAAAGGCGCGAAGGATAAGACCTATCAGATTCGTCCGCTGATTGAGGATGCCAACGGGGAACTCATTTCTTATATGTCAGTTCCGGTTCGTAATTTCCAGGAATCAAAAGATGGTTGGGCTTTTATGAAAACTCATGTTTTTGACATGAGTGAGGCGGGTGGAGCCACCGATAATATTTTTAGAGTAGAAGGCGGCGATCTTAATGCTTGGCCGGATGGCGAGCTAACCTTCCGTGGCTTTCAGGTTGTCGTATTTGCCGACCGCACAAAGCGTGTCGAAGGTGAGAACGCTGGAACGCTACTTATCGGTGATATTGCCTTTGGGGGAAATCGAGCTCCGGATGAACCTTTTGCCTTTGCGGACTCGATTTTGGAGGACGCGGGCAGCTATGAGATTGGTTTTGAAATACGCGCGGCTTATCAAGGTGCTCCGGTCAAAGAACTAGTCAAAACGATCGCTTACGACCCTGAGGATGAACAGAGCCGTCTACAGCGCATTCTGTTGCCGATTGGCGATCTTCATAACAGTTGGGTGCGTTACCAAGTGCGTGATGAAGCTGGGCTTCCAGTTGCCAGTGAGGATATTCGATGGGAGCAGGACATCGCACCGGAAGTATCCGACGGAGTCGAAAGCGTTGATCTGAATCAAGCACCTTTGCTCGGACTCGTTCGGATCAATCCGGATCGCTTGAAAGATCCAAAGCAAACTGGAGGCGTCTATGACGCTGGCGAGCCAATGAAGGTCCAGTTTCGTGTTTTCGAACCCAAACATGTCGAAGGACCTTACGAATTGAAGTGGGTCTTCAAGCCATATCTGAGTGATGTAGTTCTTGGAGAAGGGACGGTGCCGCTTGAATTTGGCAGAGCCGATTTTGTCGATGCATCGGTTGAGATGCCAGTTGTTGACCAACGTGCTGCGTATCGGGTTTTTTACTCGATTGAAAATGCCGATCAAAAAATCGTGGACGACGGCGAATATGTTTTAGGTGTCGTGGCTGAAGGAATCGCTCCCTACCTGTCCCGGTCAGGCAACCTCCGTGATCGTGACGAGATCAAGCGTCACCCTTATTTCCGGACCACTTATTATTACAAGCGTAAGCGCGGTGAAGTGCCGGATGAAAATGCGATCATCAAGCATTTCAAGGAGATGGTAGATGAGTCCAAGCAAATGGCTCCGCATATCACCTATATGGTCGATTTGGCTGAATTTGAGATATTACCGGGTGTATTTGATTTCGCTCTATTGGATCAAGTTATGGACGCGGCGGCGGATAGTGGTTTGGGAATTACGGTGCGTTTCGCGCATGCTGAGCAGGAAAGGCCGTATCGGTGGCTTCCCTACACGCTGCCGCGTAGCTTTGATGGCACACCGCTCGAAGGACACGGTTTCTATGGTAGCTATGCGGTTGCGGATGCCAATTATCGGGAGTCCTGGCACCGTGCCTTTAAAGCCTTGTATGACCGCTATCAACAGCATCCAGGATTTGAGGGCTATTTTGCCACACAAGCAGGCGGGGAGTGGGCGATTCCCGATGAACCATGGAACGGCTATATTTCTGACTACTCCGTGGCCGGACAAAGAGGTTTTCGTGATTACTTGAAGCAAACGCTCGGTCTTGATTTGGAAGCCTTGAACAAACGCTGGTCTACCGACTATGAAACATGGGAGCAAGTTCATGCGCCTCAGCCAAACTTTGCCATCGGCAAGGCGCCGGATTTACGTCCACAATGGATCGATTTTCAGAACTGTAAAGACAGCTGGCGCTCGAGTTGGTATGATCGACTTTCCAAGCGTATTCGCAGTTATGATGAGCATCGTGTTATCATCATCTACGCAGGCTATAAGAGTGCTACTAACTCGGGATTACTTGAGCGTGTCGACTATTTTCATAATGGCGGTAATCACTACCTGGAGGGGGAAGGCACCATGGTGAAGATGTGGGAGCAGGATCAAGTCGGCTGGATTAATGAGCCGCATCATCCGCATCGGTGGGCCGCCTATGGAGACCCGGCAGATCGTGGTTGGGTGCTGGATTGGCAGATGTTTGTTTCGACGGCTCAATCCGGAGCAGGCGGTGCCAACTTGCACGTCTATTACTACCCGAATCCGGGGCTCGATTTGGCGGCTCACTACGGAGGCACTTATGCTTATGACCGCTACGAACGCTATAAGCCAATCTTGCGGGAAATACACGACATGAAGTTGGTTCAGGAACCGAAGCAGGTGGCTGTGATTCAGGACTCCGCAACACTATTAACCAAACACCGGACGACATTCTCGGCTCGAAGCCTTGATCTTCAACGTTGGTTTGAACTGATGAAGGCCGACGTGGTGGATTTCGAGCCGTATCGCGCAGATCAGGAAGCCAGCTATAAGATGCTTGTGTTGAATCCAATCGATGAAGTCTTAAGCGAAGAAACGATCGAAACAGCGAATCGCATGGCGCGTAATGGAGCCTTGGTGGTTATGTCGGCGCGCACTGGTCGCTATACAACAGGAGATCGAAATGCCGAGTATCCACTGCTTCAAAGGCTTGGGATTAACCGACCCACAGGTGAATGGGCGATGAACGACGCGGATGTGGCTGCAAAGATTCAATCACCTAATTGGCTCGGTGATAATCAGGCAGGTTTGCCTTTCTTTTCGCAGAAGGATCTACGCTCCGCGCTGAAGCGCGAGGATTTGCATGAGTTTTATTGGAGTTGGCCCTACCGGTTTATTCCGGAAACCGATTACTTCGGATACTACAAGGGCAACAAGGATGTCGGAGGGCTGACGCTCGCGACCTTCCCGGATGGTGGTGTGGCTGCCTCGCTTCACACTGTGGGGAAGGGGCAAGTGCTTGTATTCTGGGGCACCCCTGAAATGGAGCCTGAATTGCAGAAGGGGCTGATGGCTTCGATTGCCAAGAAAGCTG